In Paralichthys olivaceus isolate ysfri-2021 chromosome 1, ASM2471397v2, whole genome shotgun sequence, the following are encoded in one genomic region:
- the LOC138410800 gene encoding beta-1,3-galactosyltransferase 2-like, with product MFKKKILLLLSVLLISLVLLDVDLKHLIFIWIPGIVMKLQNRMLSPLVPLVSPGPYLVEYPHQYHFNINEPQKCSEQQPFLVLMVPVAPDNRAHRDIIRNTWGGDSSVLGKVVKLFFLLGQKTGEGAEQLQEQLLQESTEHRDLIQSDFVDCYKNLTIKTMVMLEWLDSYCSSASYAMKIDSDMFLNVPNLINMLLSAPKTNYMTGLVARGGAVLRDPSSKWYVPEDLYPDSQYPRYALGLGYVLSSDLPKKLVEAAKHVRALYIEDVYLGLCMQHLGIPPTDPPDWGYFHVAPVDYTPCAFSKLIATTTQNDTDLLLVWKDFHSSDLQNCE from the coding sequence ATGTTCAAGAAGAAGATCTTGTTGTTGCTCTCGGTTCTTCTCATATCACTGGTTTTACTCGATGTGGATCTGAAGCATCTCATCTTTATCTGGATCCCTGGAATCGTCATGAAGCTACAAAACCGAATGTTGTCTCCACTGGTTCCTCTCGTGTCTCCTGGACCATATCTAGTGGAATATCCTCATCAGTACCACTTCAATATCAATGAGCCTCAGAAGTGTTCGGAGCAGCAGCCTTTCCTGGTTCTGATGGTTCCCGTGGCGCCCGACAACCGGGCCCACCGCGACATCATCCGCAACACGTGGGGAGGTGACAGCAGCGTCCTGGGTAAAGTGGTGAAGCTGTTCTTCCTGCTGGGGCAGAAGACTGGAGAGGGAGCGGAGCAGCTccaggagcagctgctgcaggagagcACAGAGCACCGGGACCTGATCCAGAGCGACTTCGTGGACTGCTACAAGAACCTGACCATCAAGACCATGGTGATGCTGGAGTGGCTGGACTCCTACTGCTCCAGCGCCTCTTACGCCATGAAGATCGACTCGGACATGTTCTTAAATGTGCCCAATCTCATAAATATGTTGTTGAGCGCTCCGAAGACAAACTACATGACTGGACTGGTGGCGAGAGGAGGTGCCGTTCTGAGGGATCCCAGCTCTAAATGGTACGTCCCTGAGGATCTCTACCCCGACTCACAGTACCCACGATACGCTTTGGGTCTGGGCTACGTTTTGTCCTCAGATCTCCCGAAGAAGTTGGTGGAAGCAGCCAAACACGTGCGAGCTCTGTACATCGAAGACGTTTATCTGGGGCTGTGTATGCAGCACCTGGGCATCCCCCCCACCGACCCCCCAGACTGGGGTTACTTCCATGTGGCCCCTGTGGATTACACTCCCTGTGCCTTCTCCAAGCTCATCGCCACCACCACTCAAAATGACACCGACCTTTTATTGGTCTGGAAAGACTTTCACAGCTCTGATCTGCAGAACTGTGAGTGA